The sequence CTGTAAAAAGTGATTCTCTAAAAAAATATCTATCCTTAAAAAAAGAAGAAGATTCTACAACAGATAAAATGTCTATATTTGAAAATGATATAGAATTCCCTATAGAAAATTTAAAAGATAAAGAAGTTGGCGAGTTTATAAAACCTTTTATATATAAAAATGGTTATCTAATAGCAAAAATAAGCAAAGTAAATGAACCAAAAGCAATGGAATTTGAAAAGGCAAAAGAGCTAGCAGAGGCTGACTATAAAGATCAAAAAGCAAAAGATGATTTAGAAAAACTCGCTATCAGTTCTTTAGAAAATTTCAAAGGCAAAGATATCGGCTTTGTATCAAGAGATACAACAAAAAGTTTTGATAATATTTCAGAAGGAGAATTTGCCATTTTCTTAAATGAATTATTTAGCACAAACAACAAAACAAAAGGGTATGCAAAACTTGAAAATAAAGCTATATTATATGAAATAACAGATCAAAAATTAGCGAATGCAGAAATTATTAATGAAAATAAATCTATTTTGGAAGAAAATGCTTTTAGTTTAAAAAATAATCAATTGCAACAAGATTTATTAAATTTACTACAAAAAAGATATAAAGTAGAATACTATTATAAAGGTAGCAATCTTGAATAATTCTTTTATACTAGGTCTAGATATAGGCTCTGTTGATATAACAGCGGCTATAGCTAAAGTTGGAGATGATGGGTTTTCTATAAGCGGTATAGGAAAAGTTAAAACATCTGGACTTAGAAGAGGTGCTGTTACAAATATTGAGCAAGCATCTATATCTATTAGAAAAGCTGTACTTGAAGCTCAAAAAAGTGCAGGAGCAATACCTGATCACATAATAGTATCTATTTCAGGAGCTTGTGCAAAAAGTGAAAAATCTGTAGGTATAGTAAGTGTTCCTAGCCAAGAGATAACTCTAAATGAAATTAAAAGAGCTATGCAAATGGCTGAAGATAATACTATTTTAGAAAAAGATCAAATTATACTACACGTATTACCTTATGACTTTAAAGTTGATGGTCAAGAACATATTGAAGATCCTATCGGAATGAGCGGTTCAAGACTTGAAGTATGTACTCACGTTATAACTGCCAATGAAAATTCAGTTAAAAATCTAATAAAAGCAACCCAAATGGCTGGTCTTAATATAGATAATATGGTGTTAGCTGGTTATGCTTCAGCCATATCTACAATAAATAAGGATGAAAAATCCTTAGGTGTTGCAGTTATGGATCTAGGTGGATCAACTTGTGATATAGTTATACATCTAGGCAATTCAATTATATATAATTATACCTTACCTATAGGCTCTTCTAGTATAACAAGTGATTTATCACATGCTTTAAATACTCCTTTAAGTAGTGCTGAGGAGTTAAAACTTAATTATTCAAAAATAGTTACAGAAAATCAAAAAGAACTTAATATCCCAACTATGGGGGAATCAAGCTCTAAACATACTGTTAGTTTAGATATCGTTACAAATGTAATCTATGCGAGAATAGAAGAGACATTAATGCTTCTTGCTAAAAAATTAGAATCTAGCGAACATATGAAACATTTAGGGGCTGGAATAGTTCTAACTGGAGGAATGTCTAAGCTTGATGATATAAGAAATCTAACATCTGCTATATTTGATAATATCCCTGTTAGAGTTGCAAAACCGAGAAAAGTTGAAGGGCTATATGAGATATCAGAAGATCCTTCTAATTCTTGTGTAGTTGGGCTTTGTTTATACGGAGCTGGCGAATTTACACCTTATGAAGTGGATTCAAATGGCGAATTAAAATATAAAGAAAATAATAGTATAAAAAGCAATCACAGAATTGCAAACCAAAAAAATGAAAAAATAAGCAATTCTCAAATAAATGATGAGAAAAAAAGCAGTCCTGAAGAAGGCTTAACCAACTTACCAGAACTTAGAAAAAATGATAAAAATAGTAGTTTTTTTGTAAAGTTATGGAATAGATTAACACAATTATTTTAAAAAGGATGAAGAGTATGAAAGGATTTAGTGTGGAAGAAAATAGAGGCGTATATGGAGCCAAAATGAAAGTAATAGGCGTCGGTGGTGGCGGCGGAAATATGATAAACCATATGATAAGAGAAGGTTTTGACAGAATTGATTTAATAGTTGCCAACACAGATGCGCAAGCACTTGATTCATCCTTAGCAAAGACAAAAGTTCAGCTTGGTGAAGTAAGAACAAAAGGTCTTGGTGCAGGTATGATACCAGAAGTTGGAAAAGAATCAGCCGAAGAAAGCTACGATATCATAAAAGATGCACTAGAATACTCTGATATAGTATTTATCTCATCTGGTCTTGGCGGTGGAACTGGAACCGGAGCTGCTCCAATTGTTGCTAAAGCCGCAAAAGAAAATAAAGCTTTAACGATTGGTGTTGTAACAACTCCATTTAAATTTGAAGGTAAAAAAAGATTAGCCCTAGCGCAAGAGGGGATAGAAGAGCTTAAAAAAGAGTGTGATTCTATACTTGTAATACCGAATGAAAAATTACTAAGCTTAATTGATAAAAAAGCAGGTATCAAAGAGGCTTTTAAAATGGTTGATGATGTATTAGCAAGAGCTGTTAATGGCATGACTTCAATCATTTTAGACTCCGGCGATAGCGATATCAATCTTGATTTCTCTGATGTTAAAAAAATTATGAGCCACAGAGGCTTGGCACTTATGGGTGCAGGAGTTAGTGAAGGTGAAGACGCAGCTATAGAAGCTGTTCAAGATGCTATTCAATCACCCCTTTTAGATGATATGAAGATAAATGGTGCAATGGGAATTTTAATACATTTTAGAATTCATCCATCTTGCTCTTTGCTTGAAATAAGTGAGGCTGTAGGTATAGTCGAAGAAGTTGCTGATGATAATGCTGATATTATTTTTGGAACTACTTCAGATGATACAATAGAAAATAATAGAGTTGAAGTTACCTTAATCGCAACTGGTTTTGAAGGCGAAAAAAAAGTAAAGGAAGTTATAAACAACGAAAATAATTCTAATATGAATGAAACAACGCAACAAATAAGTATGAGAAAATTAAGAAAAGTTAGTGGTGGTTTTGATAGTGATGATATCTATGATGAGCTAGAACAACCTGCTTATCTTAGAAATAAAATGGACTAATTAAAAACTACATATTCTTTTATTCTTTAAAGAGATATCAAATTACTGATATCTCTTTTTTTATTAATGTAAAAAGTGTCTTATATATAAAATAAAACTAAAGTTTTAGTTATAATATTAAAATTAATATAATAATAAAAAATCTACTAAGTATTTAAATTTTAATTTCATATGCTGATTCATAATTTCCAAATCAATAATTAAATATTCATGGAAATAAAAAATTAACTATGGTTATTATTAATATATTTTAAATTTATGTTGGTTGTTCTTTTGCATTAAGATTTTTTAATTTGCTTATTTTTTAAATCATGTTAAGATTCTTACATATCTATATCGCTATTTTATAAGTTTAATACCAATGATATTTTAGTATTAAACTTACTATTATAAAAACTAACCCAAACTCTTTGCGATATTAATCAAAATGGTTTTGAAATTAACAAACTTTTTATTTTATGGTTCTATTGAATCAAAGTGTTAATTTTTATTTGGAATATACTATATTTCTATTACAAAGGTAAAAATAGAAGCGATGCTTATGGGTAATTAACAAATTTAAAAATGCTAAAAGGATTAGAATTAGATATTAAAAATTTAAAAGTAATGTTAATAAAAAGAACACATATAAAGTTCGATAAAATATACAATTATAATAAGACTTCTACAAATAACACAAATACAATATCAGCATATAGAAAAAATGTATGGTAGGTATTATATATCTTTGTTTTATTAGCGATATAAAATTATTAAATCTTTAAATTAAATGTTAAAATATAATTTTAATAAAATAGTTAAATAAATGGAAAATATTATTATAATCAAATAAAGGT is a genomic window of Campylobacter blaseri containing:
- the ftsA gene encoding cell division protein FtsA, whose product is MNNSFILGLDIGSVDITAAIAKVGDDGFSISGIGKVKTSGLRRGAVTNIEQASISIRKAVLEAQKSAGAIPDHIIVSISGACAKSEKSVGIVSVPSQEITLNEIKRAMQMAEDNTILEKDQIILHVLPYDFKVDGQEHIEDPIGMSGSRLEVCTHVITANENSVKNLIKATQMAGLNIDNMVLAGYASAISTINKDEKSLGVAVMDLGGSTCDIVIHLGNSIIYNYTLPIGSSSITSDLSHALNTPLSSAEELKLNYSKIVTENQKELNIPTMGESSSKHTVSLDIVTNVIYARIEETLMLLAKKLESSEHMKHLGAGIVLTGGMSKLDDIRNLTSAIFDNIPVRVAKPRKVEGLYEISEDPSNSCVVGLCLYGAGEFTPYEVDSNGELKYKENNSIKSNHRIANQKNEKISNSQINDEKKSSPEEGLTNLPELRKNDKNSSFFVKLWNRLTQLF
- the ftsZ gene encoding cell division protein FtsZ, encoding MKGFSVEENRGVYGAKMKVIGVGGGGGNMINHMIREGFDRIDLIVANTDAQALDSSLAKTKVQLGEVRTKGLGAGMIPEVGKESAEESYDIIKDALEYSDIVFISSGLGGGTGTGAAPIVAKAAKENKALTIGVVTTPFKFEGKKRLALAQEGIEELKKECDSILVIPNEKLLSLIDKKAGIKEAFKMVDDVLARAVNGMTSIILDSGDSDINLDFSDVKKIMSHRGLALMGAGVSEGEDAAIEAVQDAIQSPLLDDMKINGAMGILIHFRIHPSCSLLEISEAVGIVEEVADDNADIIFGTTSDDTIENNRVEVTLIATGFEGEKKVKEVINNENNSNMNETTQQISMRKLRKVSGGFDSDDIYDELEQPAYLRNKMD